One genomic window of Cellulophaga sp. Hel_I_12 includes the following:
- a CDS encoding DUF6747 family protein: MKTLLLIKEIYYEGFKNLGSYIVKHSLKVLTWFTLGIFLVVLYGFLYRLLTGFAFV; this comes from the coding sequence ATGAAGACGCTTTTACTTATTAAAGAAATTTACTATGAAGGATTTAAAAATCTTGGCAGTTATATAGTTAAACACTCCTTAAAGGTTCTTACTTGGTTCACCTTGGGTATTTTTCTAGTTGTTCTTTATGGATTTTTATATAGGTTATTAACGGGCTTCGCCTTTGTCTAG
- a CDS encoding two-component system response regulator — MYSKIYVIDDEDILIMMHRMILNRMGLGDRVISFTNPEEALDHLRFNENKSESILVLLDINMPEMTGFEFLEFMVLENLPTTIDVAIVTSSISNEDKFLAKTFPQFVIDFISKPLSIEVTNKIVTKNKTSF, encoded by the coding sequence ATGTACTCAAAAATTTATGTTATTGATGACGAGGATATACTCATTATGATGCATCGCATGATACTCAATAGAATGGGGCTAGGGGATAGGGTAATTAGCTTTACTAATCCAGAGGAAGCTTTAGATCATTTACGTTTTAATGAAAACAAATCAGAGTCTATACTGGTCTTGTTAGATATCAATATGCCAGAGATGACTGGTTTCGAATTCTTAGAATTTATGGTGCTTGAGAATTTACCAACCACTATTGATGTAGCTATCGTTACGTCCTCTATTTCTAATGAAGACAAATTCCTAGCTAAGACTTTTCCACAGTTTGTTATAGACTTTATAAGCAAGCCTTTAAGTATTGAGGTAACAAACAAAATAGTAACGAAGAATAAAACAAGTTTTTAA